ggggggggtatatctggaCTAGCTGGTTTTTGAATTGACTAAGAAACCCTTTGGGAAAACGTGATGGTTTTAAATTGATATATCAAACTGAAGCCTCAGGAGGCttaaaagatttgtcatgggcccacagatcctcaatcagagacaacgataaacagctgcctctgattgggaaccataccaggccaacatagaaataaatgcactagatcacccaccctagtcacaccccgacctaaccaaaatagagaataaaaaggctctctatggtcagggcgtgacagtacccctccccccaaaggtgcggactctggccgcaaaacctgactctataggggagggtccgggtagGCGTCTAgcgtcggtggcggctccggtgcggggcgaagtacccactccgctcgtgGATTCGCCAgcatcggtggcggctctggtgcgggactttgcccccgcccagaccacgggtccggccatggagccgggtagaactccatgcctggactgggcatcggcgcagagaagggccccggccatggagctgggttgtaCGCCacacccggactgggcaccggcaccgaagaaggctccggccttggagccgAGTTgaccgccgtgcctggactgggcaccggcacagaggaaggctcctgccatggagcgggactggacgccgtgcctggactggacatcggcgcagaggaaggctcctccCATGGAGCGGGACCGGACGcagtgcctggactggacatcggtgcagaggaaggctcctgccatggagcgggaccggacgccatgcctggactgggcaccgggtCAGAGGAAGTCTCcagccttggagcgggactggacgtcgtgcctggactggacatcggcgcggtggaaggctcctgccatggaccGGGACCGGACGCCGTGctcggactgggcatcggcgcagaggaaggctcctgccatggagcgggaccggacgccgtgcctggatTGGGCACCGGCgtagaggaaggctcctgccatggagcgggaccgtacgccatgcctggactgggcatcggcgcagagaagggctcctgccatggagctggactggacgccgtgctcgGACTGGGCAtcagcgcagaggaaggctcctgccctggagctggagGTTCCCGGACCATGAaacgtctcaggaggttcccggACCGTGAaacgtctcaggaggttcccggactgtgaaacgtctcaggaggttcccggactgggaactgtcaccggaagctccagactgggaactgtcgccggaagctccggactgggaactgtcgctggaagctccggactgggaactgtcgccggaaactccggactgggaactgtcgcaggAAGCCTGGCgcgtggggccggcactggtggtaccggactggtaacacgcacctcagggcgagcgcgaggagcaggcacaggacataccggactggggaggcgcactggaggcctgatacgTGGGgctggtacaggtggcaccgggctggtgacatgcacctcaaggcgagtgcggggagcaggcacaggacgtacctgactgggaaggcgcacttgagggagagtgcgaggagcaggcacaggaagtaccggactggggacacgcacttcagggagagtgcgaggaggaggcacaggacgtactgggctgtggaggagcactggagacctggtgcgtagagctggcacaaatGGTGCCGGAACGATGACACACTCCGCAAGGTGAGTGCGGGGAGCTAGCACAGGACggactgggctgtggaggcgcactggagacctggtgcgtagaacCAACAAGTTGTACCGAAACGGTGGcacacacttcagggcgagtgcgtggaggagacacaggacgtaccgCTGGGGAAGCGCattggaggccagatgcgtgaaaCTGGTGCAGATGACACCGGACTGGTGTCATGCTCctcagcacgcccgctctgcagcACTCTCATCGCCACCACCTCTCTCCGGAATATTTCGTTGAGTTCCTAGTTCGACTCCCTGACGGTCTCTGGCTCATTCCTCGGCTCCACCGACCACCCCGTGTACCCCCCTCAAAAAATTGGGCTTTCTTTTGGGCTTACACTGTGGCCACGAACCCTGGTGTCGTcgctgtcctctcttctctccctgagTCTGCTTCCACGGAAGGCTTTCGTCTCCAGCCataatttcctcccaagtccaggatgtctTCTCCTCCTTTATCTCCTCCCAAGCCCAGGATACCTTCTCTTcccgggcacgctgcttggtgctgttgtggtgggatcttctgtcacgatcgtcgtggtAATCATACTCGGACCAAGGCGCTGcatacgtagagttccacatgtttattaaatgaaactcacaaaaacaataaacagcaaaCGAAACGTGCAGCAAATGCAGTGCTCCCAGgcaactacacaaaaacaagatcccacaaaacacagtggtgaaatggctgcctaaatatgatccccaaacagagacaacgataaacagctgcctctgattggaaaccataccaggccaacatagaaataaatacACCAGATCACCCagcctagtcacaccccgacctaactaaaatagagaataaaaaggctctctatggtcagggcatgacagttgcgtacggcccagtacatcacgagggccgaactccctgccatccacgacctctataccaggcgttgtcaaaggaaggccctaaaacttgtcagactccaaccacccaagtcatagactgttctccctgctaccgcacggcaaacggtaccggaacgctaagtctgggaccaaaaggctcctgaacaaattctacccccaagccacagattgctaaatagttaaccaaatatctacccggactatctgtattggcactttttgcactaactctttttgactctatgcacacacactggactctacccacacactcaca
This genomic stretch from Salvelinus alpinus chromosome 15, SLU_Salpinus.1, whole genome shotgun sequence harbors:
- the LOC139539349 gene encoding uncharacterized protein codes for the protein MPGLGIGAEKGPGHGAGLYATPGLGTGTEEGSGLGAELTAVPGLGTGTEEGSCHGAGLDAVPGLDIGAEEGSSHGAGPDAVPGLDIGAEEGSCHGAGPDAMPGLGTGSEEVSSLGAGLDVVPGLDIGAVEGSCHGPGPDAVLGLGIGAEEGSCHGAGPDAVPGLGTGVEEGSCHGAGPYAMPGLGIGAEKGSCHGAGLDAVLGLGISAEEGSCPGAGGSRTMKRLRRFPDRETSQEVPGL